The following are encoded together in the Triticum dicoccoides isolate Atlit2015 ecotype Zavitan chromosome 6B, WEW_v2.0, whole genome shotgun sequence genome:
- the LOC119325691 gene encoding LEAF RUST 10 DISEASE-RESISTANCE LOCUS RECEPTOR-LIKE PROTEIN KINASE-like 2.4 has product MMLPGHALCRAEQGLFEDAPRKLLFNFLVVIFALEFVNETDLIAKTSALMAPDTHTPIMSPSQQWSSVQPMVSQTKVVTTSIAMSQHRQKKPYLSPSALSSVHSPFSVPSNSSISGASDLAFDSLDLSDPSVQRNRRSAEDIPHHMDAALPDAAPNTSAVSPQDGCCAPNMVQRRGSQNCQCVYPIRVELFLHNVSLNSNWSTEFLEELASQLNLRVTQFEIVNFYVVGTSGLNMTIDIGPHTGNSFSSDQATAMNYSLSMHTVRINPVLVGDYSLVNLMWFRPVAPAPGHGYSKTEFSTGHGYSKTRIKIYAIAGSSSIFMLLFALWLGYTKCRSKRKSKERAKIESFLQKNGTIHPKRYTYVQVKRMTRSFAEKLGQGGFGAVYRGDLSDGRRIAVKMLKDYKTDGDDFINEVASISRTSHVNVVTLLGFCLEGSKRALIYDYMPNGSLEKYAFKDGYKGGNTLGWEKLLDIAVGIARGLEYLHRGCNTRIVHFDIKPHNILLDQNFCPKISDFGLAKQCINKESVISIGGARGTIGYIAPEVYSKQFGAVSTKSDVYSYGMMVLEMVGAKDYKNITPNSESSSQYFPQWIYEHLDEYCVSASEINGETSEIVRKMIVVGLWCIQLSSTDRPTMTRVVEMLEGSTINIELPPTVLFS; this is encoded by the exons ATGATGCTGCCCGGGCATGCCTTGTGCCGCGCTGAACAAG GACTGTTTGAAGATGCTCCAAGGAAACTTTTATTTAATTTCTTGGTTGTTATATTCGCTCTGGAGTTTGTCAACGAAACCGATTTGATTGCCAAAACATCGGCTCTAATGGCTCCTGACACTCACACTCCTATAATGTCTCCTTCACAACAATGGAGTTCGGTTCAGCCCATGGTATCCCAAACCAAAGTTGTCACAACAAGTATTGCAATGAGTCAGCATAGACAAAAGAAGCCATATTTATCACCATCAGCTCTATCATCTGTGCACTCTCCTTTCTCTGTGCCGAGCAATAGCTCCATCTCTGGTGCCTCTGACCTCGCCTTTGATTCCTTGGACCTGTCTGATCCTTCGGTGCAGCGTAACAGGCGCTCAGCAGAAGATATTCCTCATCACATGGATGCTGCTCTCCCTGATGCAGCTCCAAATACTAGTGCAGTATCTCCACAAGATG GCTGTTGTGCTCCGAACATGGTACAGAGACGAGGTAGCCAGAACTGCCAATGTGTTTACCCAATAAGAGTTGAGCTCTTTCTTCACAATGTTTCCTTGAATTCAAACTGGagcactgaatttcttgaggagctTGCATCACAGCTCAACTTGCGGGTTACTCAGTTTGAGATTGTAAATTTCTATGTTGTTGGAACCTCTGGGCTAAATATGACAATTGACATAGGTCCACACACTGGAAATAGCTTCTCATCCGACCAAGCTACTGCGATGAATTATTCTCTTAGCATGCATACAGTTCGGATCAATCCAGTACTGGTTGGGGACTACAGTCTTGTTAATCTAATGTGGTTCAGGCCAGTGGCTCCAGCTCCTG GGCATGGATACTCAAAGACTGAATTTTCCACAGGGCATGGATACTCAAAGACAAGAATAAAAATAT ATGCAATAGCAGGCAGCTCGAGCATATTTATGCTTCTTTTTGCATTGTGGTTGGGCTACACGAAGTGCAGATCCAAAAGGAAATCAAAGGAGAGAGCAAAGATTGAGTCCTTCCTACAAAAAAATGGAACTATCCATCCAAAAAGATACACTTATGTGCAAGTGAAAAGAATGACGAGATCTTTTGCTGAAAAGCTAGGTCAAGGTGGATTTGGTGCTGTTTACAGAGGCGACCTCTCTGATGGTCGTCGGATAGCAGTCAAAATGCTAAAGGACTACAAGACCGATGGGGACGATTTCATCAATGAGGTAGCTAGCATTAGTAGAACTTCTCACGTTAACGTTGTTACTCTCTTGGGATTTTGTTTGGAAGGATCCAAAAGGGCACTAATTTATGACTATATGCCTAATGGTTCACTTGAAAAGTATGCCTTCAAAGATGGCTATAAAGGTGGAAATACTTTAGGTTGGGAGAAATTGCTTGATATAGCAGTGGGCATTGCTCGAGGACTCGAATATCTCCACAGAGGATGCAATACCCGCATAGTGCATTTTGATATCAAGCCCCACAATATTCTATTGGATCAAAATTTCTGTCCAAAGATTTCTGATTTTGGACTAGCCAAGCAGTGCATCAATAAGGAAAGTGTTATTTCCATTGGTGGTGCAAGAGGAACAATAGGCTATATAGCCCCCGAGGTTTATTCGAAGCAATTTGGAGCAGTAAGTACCAAGTCTGATGTTTACAGTTACGGAATGATGGTTCTTGAGATGGTTGGGGCAAAGGATTATAAGAATATCACTCCAAATAGTGAATCTAGCAGCCAATATTTCCCACAATGGATTTATGAACATTTAGATGAATATTGTGTTAGTGCTTCTGAGATTAATGGAGAGACCTCGGAGATTGTAAGGAAGATGATAGTGGTTGGGTTGTGGTGCATACAGTTGAGTTCTACAGATCGTCCAACGATGACTAGAGTTGTCGAGATGCTTGAAGGGAGCACAATTAACATCGAATTGCCACCAA